The genomic interval CGGCGCGATCCAGGCGGCCTGCTCGCGGGCGGCGGGCTCGATGTCGCCGACGATCTTGCCCTCGGCGCTGCGGCTGGTGCCGACGTCGAGCAGTACGGCGCCGGGCTTGACCATGTCGGCGGTGATCAGGCCGGCCGAACCGGCCGCGGCGATCACGATGTCGCCGGTGCGGACCACCGCCGCGAGATCCTTCGTGCCGGTGTGGCACTGGGTGACGGTCGCGTTCTCGCTCCGCCGGGTGAAGAGCAGCCCCATCGGCCGGCCAGCGGTCACCCCGCGCCCGACGACGACCACGTGCGCCCCGGCGATCGGTACGTCGTACCGCCGGAGGATCTCGACGCAGCCCTTCGGGGTGCACGGCAGCGGACCGTCCTGGCCGAGGACGAGCTTGCCGAGGCTCATCGGGTGCAGCCCGTCGGCGTCCTTCGCCGGGTCGATGAGCCCGAGGATCGTGTTCGTGTCGACGTGCTTCGGGAGTGGGAGCTGGACGATGAAGCCGGTGCAGTCCGGGTTCTCGTTGAGCTCGCGGACCTTCGCGGCGATCTCGTCCTGGGTCGCGGTCTCCGGCAGCTCGACCTGGATCGAGGAGATCCCGACCGCCGCGCAGTCGCGGTGCTTGCCGGCCACGTACGCCCGGCTGCCCGGGTCGTCGCCGACCAGAATCGTGCCGAGCCCGGGCACCACGCCCTGCTCGGCCAGCTTCGCGACCCGGACCTTCAACTCGTCCTTGATCGCCGCCGCCGTCGCCTTACCGTCCAGAATCTGCGCCGTCACGCCACCAGAGTCTGCCATGCGCCACCGGGCACCGGACCTCCGCCACTGACCAAGCCCGCTCCCGCGCGTGGCGCCGGGCGTGAATGTGCTGGTCGACGCGGCGGCTGCGGGCTCGGTCAGTGGGGAGGTCCGGATCGCCAGGCCATCACAATCGGTGCCTCGGCCGCCGGTCAGGCGGTGGGCGGGCTGGGCCGGGTGATTGTGATGGCCTGGGGATCCTCAGGTCGTGAGCTTGTACACCGTGGTGCTCCCGACGGTCGTGGCGGTGTAGTTGGCGGTGACCCAGGCCTGGATCTCGGACGCGGCGGACGAGTTGCCGCCGCCACCGCCCTGACCGCCGGAGATGTAGTAGGCGATCTTGCCTTCGGCTACCCACTGCTTGAACTGCGCGAGGGTTGGCGCGTCGTCGGTGCCGCTGAAGCCGCCGATGGCGATGACGGACTTGCCGGTCGCGAGCTCGAGCGACGCCGCCGACTGGGACCCGCTGGTCGCGGCAGCCCAGGTCGTGGTCGTCTTCTCCAACAAAGCAGTCAACTCACTGCTGGCAGATGCATCTCCGCCCATCCCACCAGCACCCTGTGCCCCCGCTTCAGCCGAACCGGAAGCGCCGGTCGTGCCGGAGGTGCCGGAGCGGCTGGGGGGTGTGCCGGTGGTTCCGCCTGGGCCGCCGGTGCGGCTTGGTGCGCCGCCGCCCCCGCCCATCCCGCCGCCCATCCCGCCGCCCATCCCGCCGCCCATGGCGGTGGTGGTCGGGCCTGAGGTTGGGATGGATCCGTTGTGGGTTTGCGACGCGGTCGACACCGCGTACGCCGTGCTCCCGAGCCCGAGCGACACCACCAGCGCGAGAACCACCGCAGGCATTGCCCGGCGAACCAGCCGCCCGGCGACGAGGAGCACCGCGCCGATCACCCCGGCCGCGACGACGACGTACTTCGCCCACGGTACGAACTCCGGCGTACGGGTCAGCAGCACGTAGTCCCAAACCCCAGTAGCCAAAACCATGGCCGCGAGCAACCACCGTGCCCGGCGCCCGATCACCACGCCCAGAGCGACCAGCCCAGCAATCGCCGGGGCAAGTGCGACGGCGTAGTACGGGTGGATCGTCCCGCTCATGAAGCTGAAGACGCCCGCGGTCACGAGCAGCCAACCGCCCCACAACACCAACCCGACCCGGACCAGGTCGGTCCGCGGCGCACGCCGCGTCACCCACAGTCCACCGACCAGTGCGATCAATGCCGCAGGCAACAACCACGAGATCTCGGTGCCGAAGGCGGATCCGAACATCCGGGTGATCCCAGTGCTTCCGCCAAACCCGGTGTTGCCTCCACCGCCACCTCCACCACCACCGTTGCCCGAACCACCCAGCAGCCGACCGAGACCGTTGTAGCCAAGGGCAAGCTCCCGCAGCGAATTGTTGGTCGACCCACCGATGTACGGCCGGCTCGACGCCGGCCACAGCTCCACCAGCGCGACGTACCACCCGGCACTCACGATGAGCGCACCGAGCGCGCCGAGCAGATGCAGCAACCGCCGCCGCAACGACGTCGGCGCCGCGTTCAGGTACACCAGCGTGAACGCCGGCAGCACCAGCAGCGCCTGTCCCATCTTGGTCAGGAACGCGAACCCGATCGCGACCCCGGCCAGCGCCAGCCACCGCGCCGACGCCTTCTCGAGCGACCGTACGACGAAGTACGCCGCCGCCACCATCAGCAGCACGAGCAACGCGTCCGGGTTGTTGAACCGGAACATCAGTACGGCGACCGGCGTCAGGGCCAGCGCACTGCCGGCCACCAACCCCGCCACCGGACCGGCCAACCGCTTCAACGTCAGATACAGGAGCCCGACCGCTGCGATCCCCATGAACGCCTGCGGGGCCAGCACGGTGAAGCTGTTGAACCCGAACACCCGCGCGAACGCGGTCGCCACCCAGAGCGCGCCCGGCGGCTTGTCGACCGTGATCGCGTTCCCCGCGTCGAGCGATCCGAACAGCCAGGCCTTCCAGCTCTGCGTCCCGGCCAGCTCCGCGGCGGCGTAGAAGCTGTTCCCGTACCCCGAGGCTGTCAGGTTCCACAGGTACAGGAACGCGGTGCCGACGAGCATCGCGAGCGCGGCCGGCCGGACGTACGCCGCCTGCCCGGCCGGCCCGCGCACGAGCCGCCGCAGCCTGCCGGGCGGATGTACCGGCGGTTCGGCGGACGGGTCGAGGGTTTCACGGGGTCGGTCGAGCAGCGTCGTCATGATCGTCTCCAGTTCGCGGATGGGTTCCACTGGCGACGATGACAACTGGGACTTCGGCGTCCCTGGACGTCGGCTGGGAGGTTCCTGTGAGCCGGGAATGCCCGCGCTCTTGCTGTGGTTCGGGCAGATAGTTTATTCTTGAACTATCAACCAGCGAGGAGCGCCACCATGCCCGCCGTGACCGTCAGCGACATCACCGTCCTGCCCCGCATCAACCCGCCGGAGCCGGGGGTCGCGCACGAGCGCGGAGTGAAGTCGGTGACGTCGGCTCCGAGCGGCTACGAGGGCGAGGGCTTCCCGGTACGGCGTGCCTTCGCGGGCGTCGACCTCCGCGACCTGGACCCGTTCATCCACATGGACCAGATGGGCGAGGTCGAGTACGCGCCGGGTGAGCCGAAGGGCACGCCGTGGCACCCGCACCGCGGCTTCGAGACCGTCACGTACATGCTCGACGGGATCATGGAGCACCAGGACTCCAACGGCGGTGGCGGCATCATCTCCAACGGCGACACCCAGTGGATGACCGCCGGGTCGGGGCTCCTGCACATCGAGACGCCGCCGGAGCACCTGGTGCTGAGCGGCGGCCTGTTCCACGGCATCCAGCTCTGGGTGAACCTGCCGAAGGCGCTCAAGTGGGCGCCCCCGCGCTACCAGGACATCCGCGGCGGCGACGCCGCGCTGCTCTCCACGCAGGACGGCGGTGCGCTGATCCGCGTGATTGCCGGCTCCGTCGACGGTCATGACGGCCCCGGCTCGACCCACACCCCGATCACGCTGGTGCACGCGACGGTCAGCCCGGGCGCGGAGCTGGTGCTGCCGTGGCAGCCGGAGTACAACGCGCTCGTCTACGTGCTCGCCGGCGAAGGTACGGTCGGCGCCGACCGGCGGCCGATCCGCAAGGGTCAGCTCGCCGTCTTCGGCCCGGGTGACACGATCCGCACCCAGGCCGGTACGTCGCAGCCGCAGGCGGAGCCGAACCTCGACGTGCTCGTCATCGGCGGCCGCCCGATCCGCGAGCCGATCGCGATGGCCGGACCGTTCGTGATGAACACCCGGGCCGAGGTCGTGCAGGCCTTCGAGGACTTCCAGGCCGGCAAGCTCGGCAGCATCCCCGCGGTCCACGGCGCCCCGACGGAGCTCCGCAGTACCGACTGATCCTCGGGCGACAGCGGCCTCAGGGCATGTAGTCGCCGCTGTCGTCGAGGGTGCCGTAGTGCTTGATCCGCGGGTCGTCCGGATCGCCGCCGTACAGCTCGACGAAGCGCCGGGCTGCCGGCGGGCCGCCGTACTGCGGGTTGAGGTCGCCGCGGAGGCTCTTGAACATCAGGGCGAGGTCCAGGTACCGATCGCCGGCGCCGAGGCGACCGAGGTCGAGGAGGCCGGCGAAGCGCAGCGTCTCCGGGTCGACGAAGACGTTGGGGGCCGCGTAGTCCCCGTGCGTGACCGCGTCGCCGGCGCCGGGGAACGGCGACGGGAACGGGCAGCCGGACAGCTCGTCCAGGGCGCGGAGGCCGTCGGCGATCGCGGCGAGTACTGCGGGACGGTCGGCGGCCGGCCAGTCCTGTGATGCGTCGCGCCCGGGCAACTCGGTGGTCAGCAGCCAATTGTTGCCGCGATCAACGACCTGCGGACAGGGGAAGCCGGTCGAGCCGAGCCAGGCCAGCCGGTCCGCCTCGTCGGAGACCCCGGGACCCGCCTTGTAGTAAAGGCGTTCCGGCCCGCGATCGAGCCGGACGACCGTCGCCCCGGAGCAACCGACGTGGACCGGTTCGGCATGAGCTGCGCCGAACCGGTCCTGGAGTGCCTTCAGATCCACTCAGCGAAGATTACGGTGCAACGCCGAGATCAGCTCCCCATTTGTTGTGTCGCCGTCGAGTGACCAGATCATCGCGCCGCCCAGATCGCGGTGCGAGATGTACTGCGCCTTGCGGGTCATCTCGACCGGGTCGTCCCAGGTCCAGAACGTCGTACCGTCGAAGAGCCAGGCGAACCCGGCCTTGTTGTCGCGATAGACGGTGTAGTCGGGCAAATGTGCCTTGAGCAGGCGGTAGTCCTCGGTGCCCGCCTCGTACGTCGCCGGCGCCGCGCCAGTCGACGGCTGGAACAGACCGTGGTTGGCGTTCGTCACGCCGGTCCAGCCGTGTGAGTAGAACGGCACGCCCATCACCAGTTGGTCGCGTGGTGCGCCGCGGGACAGGTACGCGTCGATCGTGACCTGCGAGCTGAACTCCGGTGTGGTCGGGTCACCCTTGGGTCCGTCGATCGCGGACTGCTGGTTGGTGAGTGTCTCCCAGGGACCGTGGTAGTCGTAGCCCTGCGTCGTACCGAAAGTCAGGTCCTTGAACAGCTTGCGGACCTCGAACCCCTTGGCGATCATCGTCGGGTTCGCGGGCAGGAACGCGGTCAGGTTGTAGCGGCCGGGCCGCCCGGACAGCCGGTCCAGCTGCTTGCGGTACTCGTGCACCAGGGCGGTGAAGTTCTGCTTGTCCTCGGGCCGGATCACGTTGCCCGGGTTGCCTTCGCTGGCCG from Kribbella sp. NBC_00709 carries:
- a CDS encoding glycoside hydrolase family 18 protein; the protein is MKRRSMGLLLAAAMVVPVTVAVPAEAHGSDKRVVGYYTNWSGYDRNFLVSDLVKNGSAARLTQINYAFGFVDAQGNCISSDPWADYQRPFSAEQSVNGKADEPGQVLNGNLNQFKELKKKYPKLRISISLGGWTGSAHFSDAALTPASRAAHVKSCLDMWLKGNLPGLPAGAAKGIFDGVDLDWEWPASEGNPGNVIRPEDKQNFTALVHEYRKQLDRLSGRPGRYNLTAFLPANPTMIAKGFEVRKLFKDLTFGTTQGYDYHGPWETLTNQQSAIDGPKGDPTTPEFSSQVTIDAYLSRGAPRDQLVMGVPFYSHGWTGVTNANHGLFQPSTGAAPATYEAGTEDYRLLKAHLPDYTVYRDNKAGFAWLFDGTTFWTWDDPVEMTRKAQYISHRDLGGAMIWSLDGDTTNGELISALHRNLR
- a CDS encoding bifunctional methylenetetrahydrofolate dehydrogenase/methenyltetrahydrofolate cyclohydrolase, with translation MTAQILDGKATAAAIKDELKVRVAKLAEQGVVPGLGTILVGDDPGSRAYVAGKHRDCAAVGISSIQVELPETATQDEIAAKVRELNENPDCTGFIVQLPLPKHVDTNTILGLIDPAKDADGLHPMSLGKLVLGQDGPLPCTPKGCVEILRRYDVPIAGAHVVVVGRGVTAGRPMGLLFTRRSENATVTQCHTGTKDLAAVVRTGDIVIAAAGSAGLITADMVKPGAVLLDVGTSRSAEGKIVGDIEPAAREQAAWIAPMPGGIGPMTRAMLLTNVVEAAESSLPQ
- a CDS encoding pirin family protein → MPAVTVSDITVLPRINPPEPGVAHERGVKSVTSAPSGYEGEGFPVRRAFAGVDLRDLDPFIHMDQMGEVEYAPGEPKGTPWHPHRGFETVTYMLDGIMEHQDSNGGGGIISNGDTQWMTAGSGLLHIETPPEHLVLSGGLFHGIQLWVNLPKALKWAPPRYQDIRGGDAALLSTQDGGALIRVIAGSVDGHDGPGSTHTPITLVHATVSPGAELVLPWQPEYNALVYVLAGEGTVGADRRPIRKGQLAVFGPGDTIRTQAGTSQPQAEPNLDVLVIGGRPIREPIAMAGPFVMNTRAEVVQAFEDFQAGKLGSIPAVHGAPTELRSTD
- a CDS encoding glycosyltransferase family 39 protein, giving the protein MEPIRELETIMTTLLDRPRETLDPSAEPPVHPPGRLRRLVRGPAGQAAYVRPAALAMLVGTAFLYLWNLTASGYGNSFYAAAELAGTQSWKAWLFGSLDAGNAITVDKPPGALWVATAFARVFGFNSFTVLAPQAFMGIAAVGLLYLTLKRLAGPVAGLVAGSALALTPVAVLMFRFNNPDALLVLLMVAAAYFVVRSLEKASARWLALAGVAIGFAFLTKMGQALLVLPAFTLVYLNAAPTSLRRRLLHLLGALGALIVSAGWYVALVELWPASSRPYIGGSTNNSLRELALGYNGLGRLLGGSGNGGGGGGGGGNTGFGGSTGITRMFGSAFGTEISWLLPAALIALVGGLWVTRRAPRTDLVRVGLVLWGGWLLVTAGVFSFMSGTIHPYYAVALAPAIAGLVALGVVIGRRARWLLAAMVLATGVWDYVLLTRTPEFVPWAKYVVVAAGVIGAVLLVAGRLVRRAMPAVVLALVVSLGLGSTAYAVSTASQTHNGSIPTSGPTTTAMGGGMGGGMGGGMGGGGGAPSRTGGPGGTTGTPPSRSGTSGTTGASGSAEAGAQGAGGMGGDASASSELTALLEKTTTTWAAATSGSQSAASLELATGKSVIAIGGFSGTDDAPTLAQFKQWVAEGKIAYYISGGQGGGGGNSSAASEIQAWVTANYTATTVGSTTVYKLTT
- a CDS encoding phosphotransferase, with product MDLKALQDRFGAAHAEPVHVGCSGATVVRLDRGPERLYYKAGPGVSDEADRLAWLGSTGFPCPQVVDRGNNWLLTTELPGRDASQDWPAADRPAVLAAIADGLRALDELSGCPFPSPFPGAGDAVTHGDYAAPNVFVDPETLRFAGLLDLGRLGAGDRYLDLALMFKSLRGDLNPQYGGPPAARRFVELYGGDPDDPRIKHYGTLDDSGDYMP